A section of the Paramisgurnus dabryanus chromosome 4, PD_genome_1.1, whole genome shotgun sequence genome encodes:
- the LOC135746755 gene encoding uncharacterized protein isoform X3, with the protein MDDYIKTAVFKEERCKGNNRNTDITVHVLKKDSEASKFIQDRLTTINTSKDANFRIVNSASLQNQRDGYFLFTCKRSGACMPRSYRAKGCKAYVSFKRRTDWVNKLVIVERIYSIHSGHDPTSSSEVHSEKICEELVKHIQDLLSLGVKPDTILLKSHEWSKEQGHTDLNNRAYFVTPKDIDNIRTCMMRKNQQHKDDANSTTQLLEGPFRECVVFYQPYSPQTDLVIVLQTPSMRDNLREYGKDIVFMDATHCVNQYGFPLFTLIVRDSHGHGIPVAYMILGNEKQATIQLALEKLKPTFYIAPRCFMVDKDQGEINAIRKVFKESDVLLCWYHVTQAVIRWLSRSESGVSGPEKADTRGQIMQLMAELKSCSTEHEFKEKAGIFHCRFKNLKNVCMYFQNHWEPIGHLWSDFGRCYKHGNSDTNNLIERCFQLDYNFSKKTYLFSSTV; encoded by the exons ATGGATGATTATATAAAGACAGCTGTGTTCAAAGAGGAGAGATGTAAAGGAAACAACAGAAATACTGATATTACAGTTCATGTTCTGAAAAAGGATTCTGAAGCTTCTAAGTTCATTCAAGATAGGCTAACCACCATAAACACCTCCAAAGATGCAAATTTTAGGATTGTGAATTCTGCAAGTCTGCAAAATCAGAGAGATGgatattttttgtttacatgcaaacgCTCTGGAGCATGCATGCCCCGAAGTTATCGAGCCAAAGGATGTAAGGCCTATGTTTCCTTTAAAAGGAGGACAGATTGGGTCAATAAACTGGTTATAGTTGAAAGGATTTACAGTATTCATTCAGGACATGACCCAACAAGTTCTTCTGAGGTTCACTCAGAAAAAATTTGTGAAGAGCTAGTAAAGCATATTCAAGATCTTTTATCTCTTGGTGTTAAGCCAGATACAATTCTCCTAAAATCTCATGAATGGTCCAAGGAACAAGGGCATACTGATCTTAACAACCGAGCATATTTTGTTACTCCAAAAGACATAGACAATATTCGGACATGTATGATGCGAAAAAATCAGCAACACAAAGATGATGCCAATAGTACAACACAACTTCTTGAGGGCCCTTTTAGAGAGTGTGTTGTTTTTTATCAGCCTTACAGCCCTCAAACAGATCTTGTCATAGTTTTGCAAACACCATCGATGAGAGACAACCTTCGAGAATATGGAAAAGATATTGTCTTCATGGATGCAACACACTGTGTCAATCAGTATGGATTTCCTTTATTTACATTAATTGTTAGGGATAGCCATGGTCATGGCATACCTGTTGCCTATATGATCTTGGGAAATGAAAAGCAGGCTACAATTCAGCTGGCACTAGAAAAGCTGAAACCAACGTTTTACATAGCTCCAAG gtGCTTCATGGTCGATAAAGACCAGGGTGAAATCAATGCCATCCGCAAGGTATTCAAAGAGTCAGATGTCCTGCTTTGCTGGTACCATGTCACACAA GCAGTTATCCGTTGGCTGTCAAGGTCAGAGTCTGGAGTGAGTGGACCTGAGAAGGCAGATACAAGAGGACAAATCATGCAATTGATGGCAGAGCTGAAATCCTGTTCCACG GAACATGAATTCAAAGAAAAGGCTGGGATATTCCATTGCAGGTTTAAGAACTTAAAAAATGTGTGCATGTATTTCCAGAACCACTGGGAGCCAATTGGTCATCTGTGGTCAGACTTTGGAAGATGCTATAAGCATGGAAACTCTGACACAAACAATCTAATAGAACG ctgctttcagctTGACTACAATTTTTCAAAGAAAACATACTTAT TTTCTTCCACCGTTTAA
- the LOC135746755 gene encoding uncharacterized protein isoform X4, with amino-acid sequence MDDYIKTAVFKEERCKGNNRNTDITVHVLKKDSEASKFIQDRLTTINTSKDANFRIVNSASLQNQRDGYFLFTCKRSGACMPRSYRAKGCKAYVSFKRRTDWVNKLVIVERIYSIHSGHDPTSSSEVHSEKICEELVKHIQDLLSLGVKPDTILLKSHEWSKEQGHTDLNNRAYFVTPKDIDNIRTCMMRKNQQHKDDANSTTQLLEGPFRECVVFYQPYSPQTDLVIVLQTPSMRDNLREYGKDIVFMDATHCVNQYGFPLFTLIVRDSHGHGIPVAYMILGNEKQATIQLALEKLKPTFYIAPRCFMVDKDQGEINAIRKVFKESDVLLCWYHVTQAVIRWLSRSESGVSGPEKADTRGQIMQLMAELKSCSTNHWEPIGHLWSDFGRCYKHGNSDTNNLIERCFQLDYNFSKKTYLFSSTV; translated from the exons ATGGATGATTATATAAAGACAGCTGTGTTCAAAGAGGAGAGATGTAAAGGAAACAACAGAAATACTGATATTACAGTTCATGTTCTGAAAAAGGATTCTGAAGCTTCTAAGTTCATTCAAGATAGGCTAACCACCATAAACACCTCCAAAGATGCAAATTTTAGGATTGTGAATTCTGCAAGTCTGCAAAATCAGAGAGATGgatattttttgtttacatgcaaacgCTCTGGAGCATGCATGCCCCGAAGTTATCGAGCCAAAGGATGTAAGGCCTATGTTTCCTTTAAAAGGAGGACAGATTGGGTCAATAAACTGGTTATAGTTGAAAGGATTTACAGTATTCATTCAGGACATGACCCAACAAGTTCTTCTGAGGTTCACTCAGAAAAAATTTGTGAAGAGCTAGTAAAGCATATTCAAGATCTTTTATCTCTTGGTGTTAAGCCAGATACAATTCTCCTAAAATCTCATGAATGGTCCAAGGAACAAGGGCATACTGATCTTAACAACCGAGCATATTTTGTTACTCCAAAAGACATAGACAATATTCGGACATGTATGATGCGAAAAAATCAGCAACACAAAGATGATGCCAATAGTACAACACAACTTCTTGAGGGCCCTTTTAGAGAGTGTGTTGTTTTTTATCAGCCTTACAGCCCTCAAACAGATCTTGTCATAGTTTTGCAAACACCATCGATGAGAGACAACCTTCGAGAATATGGAAAAGATATTGTCTTCATGGATGCAACACACTGTGTCAATCAGTATGGATTTCCTTTATTTACATTAATTGTTAGGGATAGCCATGGTCATGGCATACCTGTTGCCTATATGATCTTGGGAAATGAAAAGCAGGCTACAATTCAGCTGGCACTAGAAAAGCTGAAACCAACGTTTTACATAGCTCCAAG gtGCTTCATGGTCGATAAAGACCAGGGTGAAATCAATGCCATCCGCAAGGTATTCAAAGAGTCAGATGTCCTGCTTTGCTGGTACCATGTCACACAA GCAGTTATCCGTTGGCTGTCAAGGTCAGAGTCTGGAGTGAGTGGACCTGAGAAGGCAGATACAAGAGGACAAATCATGCAATTGATGGCAGAGCTGAAATCCTGTTCCACG AACCACTGGGAGCCAATTGGTCATCTGTGGTCAGACTTTGGAAGATGCTATAAGCATGGAAACTCTGACACAAACAATCTAATAGAACG ctgctttcagctTGACTACAATTTTTCAAAGAAAACATACTTAT TTTCTTCCACCGTTTAA
- the LOC135746755 gene encoding uncharacterized protein isoform X1, whose amino-acid sequence MDDYIKTAVFKEERCKGNNRNTDITVHVLKKDSEASKFIQDRLTTINTSKDANFRIVNSASLQNQRDGYFLFTCKRSGACMPRSYRAKGCKAYVSFKRRTDWVNKLVIVERIYSIHSGHDPTSSSEVHSEKICEELVKHIQDLLSLGVKPDTILLKSHEWSKEQGHTDLNNRAYFVTPKDIDNIRTCMMRKNQQHKDDANSTTQLLEGPFRECVVFYQPYSPQTDLVIVLQTPSMRDNLREYGKDIVFMDATHCVNQYGFPLFTLIVRDSHGHGIPVAYMILGNEKQATIQLALEKLKPTFYIAPRCFMVDKDQGEINAIRKVFKESDVLLCWYHVTQAVIRWLSRSESGVSGPEKADTRGQIMQLMAELKSCSTEHEFKEKAGIFHCRFKNLKNVCMYFQNHWEPIGHLWSDFGRCYKHGNSDTNNLIERFFHRLKYQFLCGIRNRRLDHLIDVLLNKTEKYFNIIQDLQSVGRVYNPLQCKIEEMKNSAQRMLDNGWARKVSVASRETYIYNVPSENNPHLVYCVCPAEQFCSCIAGTRGCTCKHLILLSLLTCGDSETFPDINTQLQAHANNLIQRNKYRILCKASKEFEVESLFGRAASKPCVGTNVCECCTFSYHKKCACLLLAKGLLNEVCETKSENIENIPVEPIQHETEDKKRHSSTIWKLENILNTLQTWKKIPEDIAHKVNELDVQIQKENVNTQRFEKLCDDNSRKIRPLFTNRKRKTNRDIATETMNNITSFPVQPRRKQRAVIGPKKNTKIKV is encoded by the exons ATGGATGATTATATAAAGACAGCTGTGTTCAAAGAGGAGAGATGTAAAGGAAACAACAGAAATACTGATATTACAGTTCATGTTCTGAAAAAGGATTCTGAAGCTTCTAAGTTCATTCAAGATAGGCTAACCACCATAAACACCTCCAAAGATGCAAATTTTAGGATTGTGAATTCTGCAAGTCTGCAAAATCAGAGAGATGgatattttttgtttacatgcaaacgCTCTGGAGCATGCATGCCCCGAAGTTATCGAGCCAAAGGATGTAAGGCCTATGTTTCCTTTAAAAGGAGGACAGATTGGGTCAATAAACTGGTTATAGTTGAAAGGATTTACAGTATTCATTCAGGACATGACCCAACAAGTTCTTCTGAGGTTCACTCAGAAAAAATTTGTGAAGAGCTAGTAAAGCATATTCAAGATCTTTTATCTCTTGGTGTTAAGCCAGATACAATTCTCCTAAAATCTCATGAATGGTCCAAGGAACAAGGGCATACTGATCTTAACAACCGAGCATATTTTGTTACTCCAAAAGACATAGACAATATTCGGACATGTATGATGCGAAAAAATCAGCAACACAAAGATGATGCCAATAGTACAACACAACTTCTTGAGGGCCCTTTTAGAGAGTGTGTTGTTTTTTATCAGCCTTACAGCCCTCAAACAGATCTTGTCATAGTTTTGCAAACACCATCGATGAGAGACAACCTTCGAGAATATGGAAAAGATATTGTCTTCATGGATGCAACACACTGTGTCAATCAGTATGGATTTCCTTTATTTACATTAATTGTTAGGGATAGCCATGGTCATGGCATACCTGTTGCCTATATGATCTTGGGAAATGAAAAGCAGGCTACAATTCAGCTGGCACTAGAAAAGCTGAAACCAACGTTTTACATAGCTCCAAG gtGCTTCATGGTCGATAAAGACCAGGGTGAAATCAATGCCATCCGCAAGGTATTCAAAGAGTCAGATGTCCTGCTTTGCTGGTACCATGTCACACAA GCAGTTATCCGTTGGCTGTCAAGGTCAGAGTCTGGAGTGAGTGGACCTGAGAAGGCAGATACAAGAGGACAAATCATGCAATTGATGGCAGAGCTGAAATCCTGTTCCACG GAACATGAATTCAAAGAAAAGGCTGGGATATTCCATTGCAGGTTTAAGAACTTAAAAAATGTGTGCATGTATTTCCAGAACCACTGGGAGCCAATTGGTCATCTGTGGTCAGACTTTGGAAGATGCTATAAGCATGGAAACTCTGACACAAACAATCTAATAGAACG TTTCTTCCACCGTTTAAAATACCAGTTCCTCTGTGGTATCCGGAATCGCAGATTGGATCACCTGATTGATGTGCTACTGAACAAGACAGAGAAGTACTTCAATATAATACAGGATCTACAGTCTGTTGGGAGAGTCTATAATCCTCTGCAATGTAAAATAGAAGAAATGAAAAATTCTGCTCAAAGGATGCTAGACAATGGTTGGGCCAGAAAAGTTAGTGTAGCTTCAAGAGAAACGTACATCTACAATGTTCCATCTGAGAACAATCCACATTTAGTTTACTGTGTATGCCCTGCAGAACAGTTCTGCAGTTGTATAGCTGGTACAAGAGGATGTACATGTAAGCATCTAATTTTATTAAGTCTTCTCACTTGTGGTGATAGTGAGACTTTTCCAGACATAAACACACAATTGCAAGCCCATGCCAACAACCTAATTCAAAGGAACAAGTATCGCATTTTATGCAAAGCCTCAAAAGAATTTGAGGTTGAAAGTTTGTTTGGCAGAGCAGCATCAAAACCTTGTGTTGGGACAAATGTATGTGAATGCTGTACTTTCTcatatcataaaaaatgtgcatgTCTGCTACTTGCAAAGGGACTTTTAAATGAGGTATGTGAGACAAAGTCAGAAAACATTGAAAACATTCCAGTGGAGCCTATTCAACATGAAACTGAAGATAAAAAAAGGCACAGTTCGACTATTTGGAAACTGGAAAACATACTGAACACTCTACAGACATGGAAGAAAATACCTGAGGATATTGCCCATAAAGTCAATGAACTGGATGTGCAAATACAGAAAGAAAATGTGAACACTCAAAGATTTGAAAAACTTTGTGATGACAACTCGCGTAAAATACGTCCACTATTTACCAATAGAAAAAGAAAGACCAACAGAGACATTGCCACAGAGACAATGAACAATATCACCAGTTTCCCTGTCCAGCCAAGAAGAAAACAAAGAGCAGTCATTGGTCCAAAAAAGAATACCAAAATCAAGGTTTGA
- the LOC135746755 gene encoding uncharacterized protein isoform X2, with translation MDDYIKTAVFKEERCKGNNRNTDITVHVLKKDSEASKFIQDRLTTINTSKDANFRIVNSASLQNQRDGYFLFTCKRSGACMPRSYRAKGCKAYVSFKRRTDWVNKLVIVERIYSIHSGHDPTSSSEVHSEKICEELVKHIQDLLSLGVKPDTILLKSHEWSKEQGHTDLNNRAYFVTPKDIDNIRTCMMRKNQQHKDDANSTTQLLEGPFRECVVFYQPYSPQTDLVIVLQTPSMRDNLREYGKDIVFMDATHCVNQYGFPLFTLIVRDSHGHGIPVAYMILGNEKQATIQLALEKLKPTFYIAPRCFMVDKDQGEINAIRKVFKESDVLLCWYHVTQAVIRWLSRSESGVSGPEKADTRGQIMQLMAELKSCSTNHWEPIGHLWSDFGRCYKHGNSDTNNLIERFFHRLKYQFLCGIRNRRLDHLIDVLLNKTEKYFNIIQDLQSVGRVYNPLQCKIEEMKNSAQRMLDNGWARKVSVASRETYIYNVPSENNPHLVYCVCPAEQFCSCIAGTRGCTCKHLILLSLLTCGDSETFPDINTQLQAHANNLIQRNKYRILCKASKEFEVESLFGRAASKPCVGTNVCECCTFSYHKKCACLLLAKGLLNEVCETKSENIENIPVEPIQHETEDKKRHSSTIWKLENILNTLQTWKKIPEDIAHKVNELDVQIQKENVNTQRFEKLCDDNSRKIRPLFTNRKRKTNRDIATETMNNITSFPVQPRRKQRAVIGPKKNTKIKV, from the exons ATGGATGATTATATAAAGACAGCTGTGTTCAAAGAGGAGAGATGTAAAGGAAACAACAGAAATACTGATATTACAGTTCATGTTCTGAAAAAGGATTCTGAAGCTTCTAAGTTCATTCAAGATAGGCTAACCACCATAAACACCTCCAAAGATGCAAATTTTAGGATTGTGAATTCTGCAAGTCTGCAAAATCAGAGAGATGgatattttttgtttacatgcaaacgCTCTGGAGCATGCATGCCCCGAAGTTATCGAGCCAAAGGATGTAAGGCCTATGTTTCCTTTAAAAGGAGGACAGATTGGGTCAATAAACTGGTTATAGTTGAAAGGATTTACAGTATTCATTCAGGACATGACCCAACAAGTTCTTCTGAGGTTCACTCAGAAAAAATTTGTGAAGAGCTAGTAAAGCATATTCAAGATCTTTTATCTCTTGGTGTTAAGCCAGATACAATTCTCCTAAAATCTCATGAATGGTCCAAGGAACAAGGGCATACTGATCTTAACAACCGAGCATATTTTGTTACTCCAAAAGACATAGACAATATTCGGACATGTATGATGCGAAAAAATCAGCAACACAAAGATGATGCCAATAGTACAACACAACTTCTTGAGGGCCCTTTTAGAGAGTGTGTTGTTTTTTATCAGCCTTACAGCCCTCAAACAGATCTTGTCATAGTTTTGCAAACACCATCGATGAGAGACAACCTTCGAGAATATGGAAAAGATATTGTCTTCATGGATGCAACACACTGTGTCAATCAGTATGGATTTCCTTTATTTACATTAATTGTTAGGGATAGCCATGGTCATGGCATACCTGTTGCCTATATGATCTTGGGAAATGAAAAGCAGGCTACAATTCAGCTGGCACTAGAAAAGCTGAAACCAACGTTTTACATAGCTCCAAG gtGCTTCATGGTCGATAAAGACCAGGGTGAAATCAATGCCATCCGCAAGGTATTCAAAGAGTCAGATGTCCTGCTTTGCTGGTACCATGTCACACAA GCAGTTATCCGTTGGCTGTCAAGGTCAGAGTCTGGAGTGAGTGGACCTGAGAAGGCAGATACAAGAGGACAAATCATGCAATTGATGGCAGAGCTGAAATCCTGTTCCACG AACCACTGGGAGCCAATTGGTCATCTGTGGTCAGACTTTGGAAGATGCTATAAGCATGGAAACTCTGACACAAACAATCTAATAGAACG TTTCTTCCACCGTTTAAAATACCAGTTCCTCTGTGGTATCCGGAATCGCAGATTGGATCACCTGATTGATGTGCTACTGAACAAGACAGAGAAGTACTTCAATATAATACAGGATCTACAGTCTGTTGGGAGAGTCTATAATCCTCTGCAATGTAAAATAGAAGAAATGAAAAATTCTGCTCAAAGGATGCTAGACAATGGTTGGGCCAGAAAAGTTAGTGTAGCTTCAAGAGAAACGTACATCTACAATGTTCCATCTGAGAACAATCCACATTTAGTTTACTGTGTATGCCCTGCAGAACAGTTCTGCAGTTGTATAGCTGGTACAAGAGGATGTACATGTAAGCATCTAATTTTATTAAGTCTTCTCACTTGTGGTGATAGTGAGACTTTTCCAGACATAAACACACAATTGCAAGCCCATGCCAACAACCTAATTCAAAGGAACAAGTATCGCATTTTATGCAAAGCCTCAAAAGAATTTGAGGTTGAAAGTTTGTTTGGCAGAGCAGCATCAAAACCTTGTGTTGGGACAAATGTATGTGAATGCTGTACTTTCTcatatcataaaaaatgtgcatgTCTGCTACTTGCAAAGGGACTTTTAAATGAGGTATGTGAGACAAAGTCAGAAAACATTGAAAACATTCCAGTGGAGCCTATTCAACATGAAACTGAAGATAAAAAAAGGCACAGTTCGACTATTTGGAAACTGGAAAACATACTGAACACTCTACAGACATGGAAGAAAATACCTGAGGATATTGCCCATAAAGTCAATGAACTGGATGTGCAAATACAGAAAGAAAATGTGAACACTCAAAGATTTGAAAAACTTTGTGATGACAACTCGCGTAAAATACGTCCACTATTTACCAATAGAAAAAGAAAGACCAACAGAGACATTGCCACAGAGACAATGAACAATATCACCAGTTTCCCTGTCCAGCCAAGAAGAAAACAAAGAGCAGTCATTGGTCCAAAAAAGAATACCAAAATCAAGGTTTGA